A genomic window from Glycine max cultivar Williams 82 chromosome 17, Glycine_max_v4.0, whole genome shotgun sequence includes:
- the LOC102666796 gene encoding uncharacterized protein, producing the protein MYKAKETIIKSFNSNESKYKDVFAIIDKRWNCQLHRPLHAAAHFLNPEFFYDNTDLEFDFEVTNGLFECIKKLIPQFDVQQKILTELHLYKIGAEHFGSDFAMAQRKTHSPTYWWRMFGSQTPNLQKLAIKILSLTCSASGCERNWSVFEQIHSKKRNRLEHKRLHDLVFVKYNQQLKQRYNARDEIYPISLNDIDVCNEWLVGEMDQCWK; encoded by the exons ATGTACAAggcaaaagaaacaattatcaAGTCTTTCAACAGCAATGAAAGCAAGTACAAAGATGTGTTTGCAATCATTGATAAAAGATGGAATTGTCAGCTTCATAGGCCATTGCATGCAGCTGCCCACTTCTTAAATCCAGAGTTCTTTTATGACAACACTGacttggagtttgattttgaggtCACCAATGGTTTGTTTGAGTGCATTAAGAAGTTAATTCCACAATTTGATGTGCAACAGAAAATTCTAACCGAGTTGCATCTTTACAAGATCGGTGCTGAACACTTTGGTTCTGACTTTGCAATGGCTCAAAGGAAAACTCATTCTCCTA CATATTGGTGGCGAATGTTTGGGTCACAAACTCCAAATTTGCAAAAGCtagctattaaaattttgagtttgaCTTGCAGTGCTTCAGGATGTGAAAGAAATTGGAGTGTGTTTGAGCAA attcattccaaaaaaagaaataggctTGAGCACAAGAGGTTGCATGATTTGGTGTTTGTCAAATACAACCAACAATTGAAGCAAAGATATAATGCAAGAGATGAAATTTATCCAATTTCTCttaatgatattgatgtgtGCAATGAATGGCTCGTGGGAGAGATGGATCAATGCTGGAAATGA